From Candidatus Omnitrophota bacterium, one genomic window encodes:
- a CDS encoding radical SAM protein, translating into MSIARDMINMVLAPHTLAQKSNYLRYLLSGKKEMLHYDPVTISIVATGRCTLSCDMCPTHSGRVPGDYAHAQQSIKDMDLARFKEIINRFKNAATVHIIGSGEPLLNKDFFKMVDYAALKKMTVKTFSNGTMIRKNIDNILNSALDGITISINGHNSEEFSRMTGMGPETYQEIYDSVRMLVEEKRRRSSSVKVKLSYIIDRHNYKFIPYMVDVSIALGADHSFFCNFLSAPYDGLRAEERSLMADKKVIDEMRAIFASYPAAIRRKLTPPLLVDRNMSENNCETHFSQIRFDGDGNVSSCSMMLLNMSGHGSYKDENVWNNAFFKDMRRAFLSKDNCRIPDPCKVCPDNKGIRIGA; encoded by the coding sequence ATGAGTATCGCAAGAGATATGATCAACATGGTCCTGGCCCCTCATACCCTGGCCCAAAAGAGCAATTACTTACGGTACCTTCTTTCAGGGAAGAAGGAGATGCTGCATTACGATCCCGTCACCATCTCCATAGTGGCGACCGGCCGTTGCACGCTCTCCTGTGACATGTGTCCGACGCATTCGGGGCGCGTCCCCGGCGACTACGCCCACGCCCAGCAGTCCATAAAGGATATGGACCTGGCAAGGTTCAAGGAGATCATAAACCGATTCAAGAACGCTGCGACGGTGCATATAATAGGTTCCGGCGAGCCGCTTCTGAACAAGGATTTTTTCAAGATGGTCGATTACGCGGCGCTCAAGAAGATGACCGTAAAGACCTTCTCCAACGGCACGATGATCCGGAAGAATATCGATAATATATTGAATTCGGCCCTGGACGGCATCACTATAAGCATAAACGGGCACAATTCGGAAGAGTTCAGCCGTATGACCGGCATGGGCCCGGAAACCTATCAGGAGATTTACGACTCCGTCAGGATGCTGGTCGAAGAGAAGAGGCGGAGGTCTTCAAGTGTGAAGGTAAAGTTGTCATATATAATCGATAGGCATAACTACAAATTCATTCCCTATATGGTGGATGTCAGTATTGCGCTGGGCGCCGACCACTCTTTCTTCTGCAACTTCCTGTCGGCCCCTTATGACGGCCTCAGGGCCGAGGAGAGGTCCCTTATGGCCGATAAGAAGGTTATCGACGAGATGAGAGCCATATTCGCGTCCTATCCTGCCGCCATCAGGAGGAAGCTTACTCCGCCGCTATTGGTCGATAGGAATATGAGCGAAAATAACTGCGAAACGCATTTTTCCCAGATAAGGTTCGACGGGGACGGCAACGTCTCCAGCTGTTCGATGATGCTGCTCAATATGTCCGGGCATGGCAGCTACAAAGACGAAAATGTCTGGAACAACGCTTTCTTTAAAGATATGCGGAGGGCCTTCCTGTCTAAGGATAATTGCCGGATCCCGGATCCCTGCAAGGTCTGTCCCGACAATAAAGGCATCCGTATCGGAGCGTAG